gtttaaaaaaaaaaaaatcattttcatcAACAATGCAATTCTTTTCACATGATGGATATCCCAAGCCATCAAATCGGTTGACATAACAGCCCACAATACAGATACAAATATACAGGAAAACTCTTTGGTCCAATGGACTTTACTCCATGAAAATAACTCTCCAACTTTCCTCCATCGATTTACTATACTGCACCCGTCAGACCATTCCGACTTGAAAACGTAGAGTTTGAGTCAGATTCAGTTGATAAATGCCTAACCTTGCATATAAATGGCCCTACGTCTGGTGTGTGTCggtgtatgtttgttttgtaaATGAGGAACACTGAGTGTGATATTTTGTGATTTAGAAGGAGTCCTTGATCAACTGACTCAGTGTTTCATATAGCTGAGAGCAGATACCCTTGAAATGCCATCATCACCCAGCAGACAGTCATTACCAGCAGAGGAATTGTATATGTGtaagaactctctctctctctgtgtgtatgtgtgtgtgtgtgtgtgtgtgtgtgtgtgtcatctgatgATAACTCCCTAGATGAGTGCTCTTCCCATCCTTTTAAAGAGCTGTGCTCTGAAATGTGGTTGCCTCACCCACTGAACTTCTGTAAGGTTCTCTACAGTGAGCCAAtgttccaagtatgtggtttagtgacacaGTCTTATCTACTGCTATCAGGTATTACTATGTAGCCTATGGTAGCTAGCTAGAACAGGGCTAATTAGCCTGAAATGGAACACTGATGcggtttaacccttaaaggagtaccggaatgttgagaaatgaacattctaaagaatatctgggttcattgaattcaacatagaattttagaaccttcaattgttgcggaacttagaatgttcaaaaacctacacctttaagggttaattatCACCATTTGAGCGGTCTCCCATGCCTCCCACGCCTTCTGTCCTCTGCCCCTTGATATGTGGTAAGCgtcttcattttctttttttaaacatgcTTTAAGCGATGTTgcgcggtttctaagctaaaacatttttgtcacgCCTCCAGCACCTTTTAAGAACTACCGGCATTTGTTTTAGTACTGGTTGTTATTTGCATCAGAAGTTTTGTTGGAGGGATTGCCAAGTCAGGACTGGCACTAACGTTTGGCTTTAGACAGGGAAGCTACACTAGGcatgtaactgaagcattccattCGCAatgcgtaaaatccattttagacaaagacagacaaagacaaatCATTGCACATTTTGAACTGTAAAACTCAGCTTAACCAACACAAAAGCATACAAAACACTATGTCACATCACCAGCAAGGCAAGAAAACTCCAGGGACAATATTGCAAAATCACATGACCAGCTTCACAATTACTATTCAACACACTGAAACATTAGGATACCAGGACAATTCATAGGTtgtcttattttttttcccttctacttttaaaaaaaaaaatgtttggttGGTTTTCCATTTCTCAAGGACACaatgttttttatatttggtATGCTTATACTTGGCTATGTTTTCTCACTGAATGCCCAATCTTTCAGCTATATGAAATTGCTATAAgttacaatatttattttattttaacctGGCAGGGTTTGGTCTATCTTCGAAATGTATTCTGTCTTTCAATCTTTCAGtaatatttacaaaaatgtccTCTTTCATCTGTTGAACTTAAGTTCAACCTTTTGCCACATTTAGGCAGTTAATAACACCTGCTTGGACCCCGATGATTGCTGGTCCAAGCGATTACAGGTATATTGTACGCCCTGTAATTTAATGTATTCTACATTCAGTATTGTATTTAATAGTATGCTTGCCTGCAACTAATACTTCTATATTCAGTACATGCATATTTTCCAAAACCTTGTAAATAAATGTGAAGTATATGAAGCTCATATTGATGTTTATGTATACTTTTTACGAAATGCTCAGATTTAACAAGAATACCATTGTAAAATCACACTCATTCGCATATACTCACTACATGAGACAGGCCTCAAAACCACAGAGCATAatctacaggtaggcctactgtttaccCTGTTAATGTATTGACATCACATCCACAGACTGTTCCTTGAATTTCTGTCATTTTCACCCTTTGTTACAAAAATGTAATAATTCAAGACATCTCTTTGAACAGAGATAATATTTCCTTTCTTCATTTAACGACAGTTATATGTTATAGTTATAGCCCTAGTTATAGCCTGTTATAGTTATTTACCCCTCTGAAATCACTTTATTTCCCCCTTTGCAATCCAAATGTCTTCCTGACATTTTCACCCTGaataacatatacagtataacaaACTTTTATTACCAAGCAACCAGTTTCTCCATTTGACACAGTAGCATTTCCCATTCTGAATCACTTTATTATCCCCTCTGAAATCTGAATGTCTTCAACATGATGGCCCAGCCAACTATTTAATACACCCACAGGTGCAACCTACTGATATTCAGGATGAacgttttttgttgttgttattaatgGTATACGTAATGGAAAATTCTGAGTGTGAATGCTCAGCTGTTCAGCAAAGACACATTGCTACACATTGGCAGGCAGACGTACTAACATTTTAGCATCTGTTTCAGGAATTATTTCTTTGCTCTATGCACTTAATGACATTGTATATATGAACAGACTGCACATGAAGGCCTGCAACAGGAGCGCCAAATGGCAAGTTGTGTTTTTCTTACTTGTGCATATGCATTTATGGGAAGGTCTAGGGAaaagttagcctagaaatcaatgtaatttgctgccagggaaGTCTAGCAACTCtacgttggcttgcgagctggaaaaatgaaacgcattgctgtttttctctccagcctttgtaaatatttcatgaatatcttatgaagtctacatcgattgtcactttactatacaagttgtgaagtattcgtaatcactgagtttaacactgggaggtaaaatagcctacattcagctgacccgtatttgtgtaacctggagtggttggacattcccagtagcaaaagatgagaaatcatctgcaaaggttacatcataaaacaaataaatttttatgaaacaaaaaatattttcttgaccatgttctgtctttttggcactggagtagcccattgactcagatgtgacgtgatcaggtaagaggtttggaacaaaaacggcaatgctgctttgcgattgttggacttttattgttgttgttgttgttgttctgtcttccacattcatgaaaggcttggtatgaatgttgagtcatgtctcatgaatgctttatgtgccgtttatgacagctgctatgaatgtgttatgaactcagccgtcaagtaaagtgttaccgtatttttttttactctagcCTACTTTTTTGTTCAGATTTTTTTCCCCAGAGCCCAAGCTATTCTATCACCATATGATGTTTGATGCTCTGCCAAATTGACACCTTTtcaatagctttttttttaaagcctgTTTCTTCTTCAGATTCACCTGAGTTCACTCAATTGAAATGCCTTTCACAGCTCCCAGGCCTGGCAGCACACAGCTCGTTTTGGAGAGATAATCTCTGCATCATGCTTGTCAAGGTCTGTGCTCTTCAATCCGCGACTGCTTCCTGAACTCTCTTTCCCAGAGTTCCTGCATTCCACAACCAGCCCCTCTGTCCGGTTCTCCATCTCCAAATGCACAGACCCCACCAGGTCGCTGTCAGTGTGCACCCGGTTCCGCACCCCCAGGTTGGTGGCCAGAACCACTTCCCTGGGACCCCGAGCCCAGTTTTGCCGGCCCCTCCTCTTATCCACTGGCCCCCCAGGCACGCTGAAGCAGCAGGACTGAGTCTGACAGGCGTCCTGAAAGCCCTTCTTGAAGTTCTCATTGAAGTAGCCGTAGATAATGGGATTCACGCTGGAGTTGGAGAAGGCCAGCCAGTGGGAGAAGGGGAAGATGTATCCGGTGAGGAGGTCAAGCTTGTCGCCCTCCAGCCGCGCGTAGTCAGTCAGCATCAGCAGGGTCCAGAGCGGAAGCCAGGACAGCATGAACAGCAAGGTCACCACCGCCAGCATCTTGATGACCCGCGCGTGACGCTGTGTTTTGGGGGACTTGACTGGCGGGTTTGCGCACGGGTGCTCCACGTTGGCCAACGCGTGTCTGCGGAAAAGCTTGGCCCCAATTCGCCCGTACAGCAGGACGAGAAGTGTGAGAGGCACCAGGTAGATGTGGGTGAACAATACAGTGGTGTAGACCTTTCTCATCTCCGGGTCAGGCCAGGTCTCGTAGCAGTAGTACAGCGGGTAGGTGCGATTGTGCCAGAGAACCATGCTATCTTTCTCTTGCTCAACAGTCAGCATCACTGCCGAGGGGAACATGATGGCCAGGGCCAGTAACCATATCAAACCGATAGTAGCCTTGGCAACAAGCAGGGTAAGCTTAGCCTTGAAGGGATAAACGATGCAGCGGAAGCTTTTAGGgaggagaaaagggggggggggggtggagaggggaggaaaagaagaaaaaaaatgtttgaacCAATATTCTCCACCTTggctaaacaaaacaaaacaaatatcatatgctgaggccccccccctgcatttcatttcatttcattgcatttcaattgaggtagcaaacaggaagcagaattgccaACCCtggttaacagtcacggttttgtcataactcctttatgcatttttgcatttagaatagctctgaaacctgggggcgaacacgtcgcagggggggggggcagtgtgtggaTATCTCAaccgcaaaattaaacaatatttcttttttttttataccatGTTTTTATTCAAGAAAGGTAAGACAAAACAGATCCATACATTCAGGTACAGTCTCTTCTTGATTTCTGTTTTCTTATTTTGAATCAAACCCATcccacccacaccacccatatactgccatttaaaaaaaaaaaaaaaaaaaaggggaagggggggaggaggaggttgAGGGGGGGAGTAATTCCCACTCCGTGTAGAGGGCACATCATATATCAGACAACACACAATTGTGCATATTGGGCAAGGTCTTACATTATCAGGGCCTTAGATCATCTGGGGGGAGAGTGTTAAGCCTCTCAAAGTATGACAACAATGGATCCCATATTTTATGGAATGTATTGGTTGATCCTCTAGAGAAATACTTAATTTTTTCTAATTTTAGGAATAGCATCAGGTCCTTAAGCCAGACTGATGCATTCGGTGGTTGATGAGATTTCCACTCGAGGACTATCCTTCTACGAGCCAAAAGGGAGGCAAAGGCAAACGCGTTTTTCTTATTAGTAGTCATTAAGACTTCACTCACTAGTACACCAAAAATGGCCATTTCTGCATTTGGCTTCACATCGGTGTCAAACGCTTCATTTAAAGTTCTGCAAACAGATGACCAAAAAGTCTCTTAACTTTGGACAAGTCCAAAACATATGAGCCATGTCTGCTGAAGTAGAATTACAGCGGTCACCAATGTCTGGATAGATTTTGGACAGCTTTAATTTGGTGTAATAACTTTAAACTGTATCAGGTTGAGGCGGGCACAGGAGGATGTTCCATTAACTCTACTCTGAGCACAGTCCCAAGCTGCATCAGATATCTCCATCCCAAGTTCTTCAGCCCAATCAGTCCtgattttatctaatgacaccTTTTGAAAAGAAAGTATTGTGTTGGATATAATTGAAATCTGGCCTTTACTCTGCACAGGAATCTGTAAGATGTTGTCCAACTCTGAGTTTGCTGGTAAGGCTGGAAAGGTCCACACTCCATGTTTGGATAAAGTGACGGACCTGAAAATATCTAAATAAATCTGACCGTTTACATTTCTTTGTAAGGTTATTAAAGCTGCCAAAAAGGCCATCTATATAAAAGTCACTACATCTAATAAGACCCACTCTTTGCCACTGTGTAAATGTATGATCCATTCTGGCTGCGGGAAAGAGGTGGTTATTGGAAATAGGGCTACACATAGAAAAATCAAGAAGTTTGAAATGTTGTCTAAATTGCGCCCACATTTTGAGAGTAGAATGTACTACGAGGCTATGTATACTGTGATGGTGAGAAAGGTAATTTTGCTGTAGCCAAAGCAGAGGGAGATGTTGATAAGCAGGAGTTTGCTTCAACTTGGCACCATTCCAATTCTGGAGAATGAAACCAGTAAATAACTTTTTGTATATTTGACGCCCAATAATAATTCCTTAAATTGGGAAGTGCTAGGCCGCCTTGGCTCTTGGGTCTCTCTAGAAACTCCCTCCGGATTCTAGGAGTTTTACCATCccacagaaaagaaaagattaACTTATTCAAAGACtgaaaaaatgatttggacaaaaATACTGGGAGACAttgaaacaaatac
The Alosa sapidissima isolate fAloSap1 chromosome 23, fAloSap1.pri, whole genome shotgun sequence genome window above contains:
- the npffr1l3 gene encoding neuropeptide FF receptor 1 like 3; translation: MAPYYQHSLVMGVVYTLTYLFIFLLCMIGNGLVCVIVLRNHHMRTVTNLFIFNLAISDLLVGIFCIPTTLLDTLITGWPFSNTVCKVSGLVQGMSVCASVFTLVAIAVDRFRCIVYPFKAKLTLLVAKATIGLIWLLALAIMFPSAVMLTVEQEKDSMVLWHNRTYPLYYCYETWPDPEMRKVYTTVLFTHIYLVPLTLLVLLYGRIGAKLFRRHALANVEHPCANPPVKSPKTQRHARVIKMLAVVTLLFMLSWLPLWTLLMLTDYARLEGDKLDLLTGYIFPFSHWLAFSNSSVNPIIYGYFNENFKKGFQDACQTQSCCFSVPGGPVDKRRGRQNWARGPREVVLATNLGVRNRVHTDSDLVGSVHLEMENRTEGLVVECRNSGKESSGSSRGLKSTDLDKHDAEIISPKRAVCCQAWEL